The Mangifera indica cultivar Alphonso chromosome 8, CATAS_Mindica_2.1, whole genome shotgun sequence genome has a window encoding:
- the LOC123222736 gene encoding 40S ribosomal protein S27-2 — MVLQNDIDLLNPPAELEKRKHKLKRLVQSPNSFFMDVKCQGCFNITTVFSHSQTVVVCGNCQTVLCQPTGGRARLTEGCSFRKKGD; from the exons ATG GTGCTCCAAAACGATATTGATTTGTTGAACCCACCAGCAGAGCTTGAGAAGAGGAAGCACAAGCTTAAACGTCTTGTTCAGTCACCCAATTCGTTCTTCATG GATGTGAAATGTCAGGGTTGCTTTAACAT AACCACAGTTTTTAGCCACTCTCAAACTGTTGTGGTGTGTGGCAACTGCCAGACGGTTTTGTGCCAACCTACTGGTGGCCGTGCTAGACTCACTGAGGGATGCTCTTTTAGGAAAAAGGGGGACTGA
- the LOC123222406 gene encoding LOW QUALITY PROTEIN: calcium-dependent mitochondrial ATP-magnesium/phosphate carrier protein 2-like (The sequence of the model RefSeq protein was modified relative to this genomic sequence to represent the inferred CDS: inserted 1 base in 1 codon), which produces MEEKKGRNGCNPVKKTGPVTMEHVLLALRETKEEREQRIRSLFNLFDKMNCGYLDYAQIEAGLSALNIPSQYKYAKDLLNVCDANKDGRVDYQEFRRYMDDKELELYRIFQAIDVEHNGCILPEELYHALVRAGIEIDDEELALFVERVDKDNNGVITFEEWRDFLLLYPHEATMENIYHYFERVSFVDIGEQAVIPEGISKHVHASRYLIAGGVAGATSRTATAPLDRLKVVLQVQTTKAEIMPAVRNIWREGGISGFFRGNAVNVFKVAPESAIKFYTYEILKNFIAEAKGIDQKESIGAVGRLFAGGLAGAVAQTAIYPMDLVKTRLQTYVCEGGKVPNLGAMSRDIWVQEGPRAFFKGLLPSLLGIIPYAGIDLAAYETLKDLSQKYILHDSEPGPVVPLGCGTISGALGATCVYPLQVVRTRMQAQRETXGSAYNGMSDVFKRTFQHEGFRGFYKGLFPNLLKVVPSASITYLVYETMKKSLDLE; this is translated from the exons ATGGAGGAGAAAAAAGGGAGAAATGGATGCAATCCGGTGAAGAAGACGGGGCCTGTGACGATGGAACATGTTTTGTTGGCTTTAAGGGAGACTAAAGAAGAGAGGGAGCAGAGAATTCGTAgtctttttaatctttttgataAGATGAATTGTGGGTATTTAGATTATGCCCAGATTGAGGCTGGCCTTTCTGCTTTGAATATTCCGTCGCAGTATAAGTATGCTAAGGATTTGTTGAATGTTTGTGATGCTAATAAAGATGGACGTGTTGATTATCAAGAATTCCGTCGTTATATGGATGATAAGGAGCTTGAACTTTATCGAATTTTTCAAGCCATTGATGTTGAACACAATGGTTGCATTTTGCCTGAAGAGCTTTATCATGCGCTGGTTAGGGCAG GGATTGAAATTGATGATGAGGAGCTTGCACTTTTTGTTGAGCGTGTGGATAAGGATAATAATGGAGTTATAACGTTTGAAGAATGGAGGGACTTTCTTTTGCTTTACCCTCATGAGGCAACTATGGAGAACATTTATCATTACTTTGAAAGGGTATCTTTTGTTGATATTGGAGAACAGGCAGTTATTCCTGAAGGTATCAGTAAGCATGTCCATGCAAGTCGATATTTGATTGCTGGAGGAGTGGCCGGAGCAACATCTCGCACTGCAACTGCTCCTCTTGATCGTCTGAAGGTTGTTTTGCAAGTGCAAACAACAAAAGCTGAAATTATGCCAGCAGTGAGGAATATATGGAGGGAAGGAGGTATCTCAGGATTTTTTCGGGGCAATGCAGTAAATGTCTTTAAAGTGGCTCCTGAAAGTGCTATCAAGTTTTACacttatgaaattttgaaaaatttcataGCAGAAGCTAAAGGTATTGATCAGAAAGAGAGCATTGGAGCCGTAGGGCGCCTTTTTGCCGGAGGTTTGGCAGGTGCTGTGGCTCAAACTGCCATTTATCCAATGGATCTTGTGAAAACCCGGTTACAAACTTATGTTTGTGAAGGTGGAAAAGTTCCTAATCTTGGAGCAATGTCAAGGGATATTTGGGTTCAAGAGGGACCCCGTGCATTCTTTAAAGGTCTTCTTCCATCACTTCTTGGTATCATTCCTTACGCTGGGATTGATCTTGCTGCATATGAAACCTTAAAAGATTTGTCCCAGAAGTACATTCTTCATGACAGTG AACCTGGTCCTGTTGTGCCACTGGGATGTGGGACTATTTCTGGAGCTTTAGGAGCAACATGTGTCTACCCATTGCAAGTTGTTAGAACAAG AATGCAAGCTCAAAGGGAAA CAGGCAGTGCCTATAATGGAATGTCTGACGTATTTAAGAGGACTTTTCAGCACGAAGGGTTTAGGGGGTTCTATAAAGGGTTATTTCCTAATCTGCTCAAAGTTGTTCCGTCTGCAAGCATTACTTACTTGGTTTATGAGACCATGAAAAAAAGTCTGGATCTGGAATGA